From the genome of Penicillium oxalicum strain HP7-1 chromosome VII, whole genome shotgun sequence:
ACATTGACACAGCTGGTGATCAAAGTGATCGCGTACTCGTTGGTGAAGCCGGAGTTCTTGAAGAACTGGGTACCGTAGTagaagatgaagttgatACCGGTCAACTGCTGAAGACCTTGGAGGAGGCATCCGGTCAAAAGACGCTTGCCAAGACTACCCTTGAAGCACTCCAGGTAGCTAGCACTTCCAAGGCTCATCTCATACTCGTGGTTGGCTTGAATCTCCGCAAGCTCCTCGAGGAGAGCGGTGTCGTCGTGGGGAAGACGGCGAAGACGGGCCAGACTGCGAACAGCGCCATCGTAGTTATCCTTCTTGATCAGGAAGCGAGGAGTCTCGGGCAGAATGAGCATGCCCACCACCAGAATAATCGCCCAGGCAAATTGCACAGCAATGGGAATGCGATAGGAGCCAGTATCATCGCGGTTGTGGGTGGCATTGTTCACAACAGCGGCAAGCAGCAGGCCGACAGTGATCGCAAACTGATATGAGCCCACGATGAATCCACGGATCCACTTAGGGGCGGTTTCGGACTGGTAAAGGGGGACTAGGCAGAAGATGCGCCGTCAGTATGTTTGGGTCACATGCGTTGTCGCTCAAGCCACATGAGAGGCAAGGGGAAACTTACTCAGGGCGGAGATCAAACCCACACCAAATCCAGCAAAGAAACGACCAGCCaggaagagagggatggCCGTCGCGGCGGTTTGCAAGATCACACCCACGGTGAAAACTCCAGTCGAGGCAATCAATCCCCAGCGACGACCAAGCAAGTCACCCATAGGGGCGGCACCAAGAGCACCAAAGAAAGTTCCAGCAGACAGAATAGACACAATGGCAGCCGACTGACTAGCCGTGATAGTCAGATTACCGTCTGCGTTTCTGTATCCGGTGGAGAATGTTCGATCCCAGTAAGGCATGGCAAGGATACCGCTGATCGTTCCTGTGTCATATCTGCAAAGACGGTGAGCCTCAAGACGGACAAGAGAAGCAGGTGCACTTGAAAACATACCCAAACAGAATACCTCCGAATGCAACAAAACCACTGATCAAGATGGCAGGCCAGGCCTTGCCTGCGGTGCCCTCGGGCTGCTTGAGCAGAAAACCCATCCTGTCAACGGAAAGAGGATCTGATCAACAGATGTATAATCAAtacgagaagaagaaacaaggTCAAGTCTCGCTCGACACTTGATAGGGGATTGACACAATGTTGTGATTTTTTTGTGATCGACAACACAAGGGATATGTTGAGAGCTTTATACTTGCTGTCCGGGGTCCAGCCCCAGACGCGGAGACCCCGGTCAAAGTGGACCAGGTCAACAACGTACTCCCAACGTTCAGGATGAATATTTCTCTCTGAAATCCCCCAGATCCCATGTCAAAGGAGTGCCGCAGCGTCAAAAATTGGGTGGAGAAGCCACCGCTAGTCTGTGCGGGGAAAATCCTCCATCGTGACAACCGGTCATGCTCGCCTGCTCAGTGCACGTATGGTCCAAATGCGGAGAGAGTGGAGATTCTCCGCGATCAAGCCGGGGGCATTTCGGGCACATTTCGGGATGCCTAATGGGCAGTTTGACTCTCCCAGACTGGTCGGAGAGCACCAGAAAGGTCCCGATGCAGGGATGTTTCCTCCCGATTCAAGCCACATTTAAAGTTTGGTGGCCGAAAACCCTGCGAAACAACACCGAGTGGTAGTCGGGCGCAGCAGAAGCAAGTTAGCAGTCCGCGGCCCGTGACTGTGATCCTTGGCCCCGAGGTGAATCAGCTTCATGATTGGCCTCTATTCTACCATCGCACAGTTTTACTTTCTGTGGAAAAAGCCAGAAATGCGCCTACAAAACTCTTTGTGGTCAAGGTTTCAGCCCTTCGTGATCCAGTGCGACGATCGCTCCCAAAATATGGTGAGCAGTCGGCACTTCCTCGGAGAATCTTTGACTACCCCAGACAACATGGTCTAGCCGCCTCGGATGAGAACCTCCTCGGAGAATTTGGGGCAGGATCAGATTGAAACCCTTGAAAAGGCCGAACAAGCGCCGCAAACAGGCTTCGCGGGGGGGACAGACAAGGTTAGATTATTCGAGAAGAGACTGCCAGAATGGACCTGCATATCCACGAGGTTCAGCGCTGACCATATTCGGGTgtatgcttttttttcagagCCCATAAAGGTGGCGAACTTTGTGCCCGGTAAGTGCGAAGAAGCCGCTTGGGCCTTTCTCGGGGTGAATTTTTTCGGCTACAATGACTCCCTCGAGCGGTCTGGGCTGTCGTGTGCATCCTCCAGCCGGCATGCCGTTGGCCTCGATCCCCCCGGCCGAGACCGCGGATGGGCACTAAGTGGGAAGTCAAAAGCCACACCCTCCTGCCAAGTCACTTGGCTGCATGCCAATTGTTGAGAAATGAACGCCTTGTGCCAATTGATTTAGGTTCAATTTTTATCCTAGCAGGCTCTTCGGTGAAGGAAGGTGATGAAAGTCTTGAGATCATCATTCGAGTCATTCTCCAATCATGCAGACGGCATATCAAGAGACAGGCCTCCAGTAGACTGGTGGGTTTTCACCTGCGGAGCCAAATCGGTGGCCCTTCAATAAAGAGATATTTAACCTCGAACTCAATGGGCGAGCAAGCCAAGGGGAGAGCTTCGTGTTAGCGCACGCTCAAAGGGGCTTCACTTTTTAATTCGGCCTGCACCCGCACCATTCTCGTGTCGAGACCGAATAGCCTCACCGGTATCGGTGTACGAGCTTATATGGCCGTGGGGAAGTAATACAGTGCCCAGGTCCAAAGAACGGCTAGCTCTAGGTCCAATTTTCGAGCTCCCACTCCGCGCGAGCACGCAATTTGAGAACACCCCAACGATCTCCAGGCCCACCCCCGCCACTTTGACACATGGATGCTAACCAAAGCTCCTTCTAGTAAGCCGCACCATCCAGTCTTCGGCCGAATGAGGAGCAAATCAGGGGATCAGGCCAGAATGAACAAATTCCTTTCCACACGGGAACTACTGCAACATCCTGCCAGGGTAGGTTATCTAGCGCGAGGCGGGACCAGTAAGCGATCAGCGACGGGAAAAGTCGTGTCGTGTCTTCCAGTGGACTGTTCTTTGCCGAGAAGGCTCGTcgttctttttggggggacCTCGTATTCTTGAACTCTCTTGTCCTAAAATATGGTAACGCAGGAAGTGAGATTAGTACCACGGCCGGGCTCGCGAAGCGGTTTTGAGCTTTGTCCAATCTCAAATAACAGTCATTCAATGGAGCCTACATCGAGGGAAAGCTCAACCAATGCCTCACGCCTCAGCCGGCTAGATCATGATTCCGTGTCAGGTTGTTGACATACAAAATGTTTTTGAGCACCGGACACCGAAGATGGTCTGCCCAAGAACAACAAACCCGATATCAATGTTGGGTATGGTGAACGAATACAATGACATACTCCTGCTGAAGAGCTCACATTACCACTCTGATTTTCCAGCCCATGAGAGAGGCTGTCAAAACTTTAACACATCGGATGATATTTTCCATTTAAACAAAAATGCAAATACAACAGAGACCAATATTCAAGTAAAAGTTCACATTCATGAGGCATAATCTACCCGGAGATTCATACTATGGACAAAAGACCGAGGAAGTGccagagagagggagagagagttGACTGTACATGCTCCCTCTAGCACCATAGCGACATCGAGTCATACCTGGTGAAAAACGAGCTTtcacaagatcatcatcgCCAACCCGGAGATGCCGCACTGCATTTTTCATGATTTCGTCAAAGTATTCACGTCTACTTGCTGGGAGAAGCAGGTTTGAAGCACGGGAGCCAAGATCGAAGCGCGTCGTGAAAGTATCCACGCGAGATCTTACCGGGTTCAAAGTCACGGATTAAATCAAAACAGTGCTCTGCATTATCCATGATGTATCCAAACACTGTGTCCTCGGAAGTCTCCGCTCCGCACTGTGGGATCACAGTGGTAAAGTTCACGCCCTGCGGAGCAATATCTCCTGTAGCAAGAGGCGAGAGGGTGCGCCACGGATCGAATTGACCACCGCTCCAGTACACGTTGGACGGACGGATGGTCCATCCACCGGTTTCACGATTGGTTGCTTCAGCCTGCGGACGAGTGGGCAAAAGCCCCATTTTGACAGCCTCGGGAAATTGACGATTGCAGGTGTATTGTTGATACTCGATCGATTGATATTTGGACAGGAGGGAATGTGGTCCCGCGTTGTTGATCTGATAGTATCCAAACTCGGTGCAAAATTGCCAGAACCAACTGATCGTATCTGGGTTATTCGTGACGGGATTGAGCTCACATTCAAGCGGTCTGGTGTAATCGGTTTGTCGGCAATTGGTGTCATAATTGTAATTGACCACGTCAATGAAGATGGGCCAAGCCGCATATCGCTCGGCAACGTACTGGTTCCCTCGCCAGGACGCAAGACCGTCGGGCCCAGCGGGGCGCATGGAATATCCATCAGTCTCGAGATAATCGCAGAATGCACCCAACCCGCCTTCTCCACCACCGAGTCCATAGGCTTGGAAATATCCAAAGATTCCACCCACTGCGGCGGTGAAATCCCCATTATTATTTTCCTCGGCGCCAGGACCAAAGAAGAGCTGCTTGATGGCAGCAGCGGATGATTCGCTTCGGGAGAGTTCATCGTCGATGTACGTGAGCGCCGCTTTGATGTCTTTGGTGCAGTTCAGGTAACCGTTGGCGATCATGCCATCGTAGATCTGGTCATAGTACATGCTCATGTTCACGCGAGCTTCAACGGGTGCAGAGGATGCCCAGGCCGCATAGATGATGTCTGGGTAGGCATCGCGGGTGAAAGCGGCTCGCATGCCAGAGTAGGAGCCCCCCATCATGACCCATGGCTTGGAATTGGGGGTCAGATCTTCGTCGTAACCGTCAAGAGTGAAGTTCTGCGCAAAGTAAGGGATATCGGCCAAGGCTTGCTTGTTGGTCAGGTATTTGTAGTGCTCCGGTGGGGAGTCGAGGCCGACGTTGAAAGGCAGTGACTCTCCATAGTATCTGGACCGGTATTTCAATCAATGAGACGATATTTGAACAGAAAGTTTGTGGATGATCATACCGATGCTCCCAGACTACGCCGATCCCTCCAAATTCCTCGAGCAATTCTGCAAGAACCGAGCTCGAATTACCCAGGTTCTTGGTCGCTGTAATCTCCGCATTGATCTCTCCTGCATCGTAAACAACCACAGGTCCCCCTTTACGGTAGTACTCATCGTTGACCCAGTAGCGATTTTCATAAAAGCCAACGGACGGGTCTTCATGATCAATTGGGATCTACCTCCTTTATTAGCTACTGCACTTGGCTCACCCACCAGCTAGTTCTGATAGTTGACGCCTAGAACATACCCAAACAGTCATCAGCGTGACATTTTCAGCTGGTATTTCATTGACCAGAGTCTTTGCAGACTTGTGTTGCTTCAAAATCGTGTCGGGATTGATTCCGAATTCCGCAGTCAGGCTCAGCTCTCGTCGAAGATGTGTCATGCCCAGTCCAGTCGCTGTGCTGGCAAGTCCAGCTAGGACTGTGAAGACTCGGCCTAGCAGATTGCGACGCATGATGTCTAGAGCCCGTGAAAAAAAGATTAGGTATCGCCAGGGAGAAGACTAGTCTCCAAACACCAAAGGAAACGTGGACGGTTTACTCCTACCAATGATGGAGGACGCCATCCTGTATATAGATCTAAGGAGAAGAGCAGGCAGATCCATCATGAGCCCTGTAATTACTGCCTTGGTGGACTCTCAACGGGAACAATATCCTCAGGAGAGTCAGAAAAATGCCAGGGAGAGTATTGTTTGCGGAGACTGCTGTAGGTTCCCATCAATCCCGCGATATGACTGGCTTGGTGACACCATCTCGGGAAGGTACTAGAGACAACAGATTACCGAGTTCGGCCTCTTGTGTGACGACCGTGCAGTCTCCTCTGACATGTCAGAGATTTTGCAAGAACCCAGCCACTTGCAGACATGGCTTTTCTTGAATCTGTGCCACATAGGTCTTGGACTATCCCTTTGGAAACACCGCATCGATATCATCACCTGATCTTGGCGCTCGGGTTTGTTATCTTATTGCCGCATTCGGCCAGGACCTTGACTAGCGCCCACGTGGAACAGTCCATGACTTGCTGATCCGAGTGGTAACCCCTTGCTTGGCAGAATTTGTCTTGTCCTTGACAGTGGAATTAAAATTCAGTTTAGTGACGAAGACTGTCGGAATCATTGCTCTAATTCTTGGAACTTGCGACCGCTGCGAGACAAGCGGGTAGAGTATTCTGTCAGTAGGCATTATTTTTCGTGGTCAGTTTGTTCGTCTCCTGGCCACTAGACCACGCGGGATGCAGCCCGGAAGCCCAATGTGGAATTCAAATCATTGACTAAGGTTTAAAAAGACGTGTCTCTTCGTATGATCTGAGCAGTCATTCCAAAGGCGATCTCTATTCGCAGAAACTTACTTCAGAAAGTAGGTATAGTGTTAAAATCGACCTCTGCCGATTGAACCAAGTCGCTGACTGGCATGCTTTCTCTTCACGGCTCGGGTGCTGGCAGCGGAACTGAACAATCGGTGGGTCTCGATATTGTTCTGACGGGTCTGCCTTAGACATTGTTTCTCTAGGTAGTTTGAGAGAAAGCAACCCATGATAGGCAGCTACAAAAGCCACTATGGAACAATTACAGTGACTTATTTGTTAGCTTTGCCTTGTGTGACCCTTTTCTCCACAGCTCTTTTCTCGTAGCTGGGAACGGCTTCAAGGGATGGTAGAAGGTGTCAGGAATGCAGCCTGTGTCATAGTGAAGGCTGACCACGAGATGTCCGCAAGATGAAACTGCGCCCAATGAGAATCTGTCATTTCAGAGCAATTGCAATACACGTGCTGATTTCACGTGAGATTTGATCCCGGCTGGCAGACTGGCCTGTCTCAAGACTACAGACTCGCCCCTGGCCAGAATGAACCTGGCCAGCCGCGGGTCTATTCACCAGCGCTAAATGAGGATCGGATTGAGCGGAGTAGTCCACCTTCGGGTGAAACATAGCCGAGACTTCTGGGTGTGGCATATGCACTTAATGGTCTTCACTCATGGGGCCAGACTTACTTGATCCTGCTCAAAGCGTGAGTACATCCTCACGGTGAGAAAGATGGCTTGAATCTGGGTCAGTCATGATGGCTCTGGCCTTTTATTTCTCCTCTCAAATATACATGCTCTCGCGAAACATATCCACATTAACCAAAATTCTCTAACATGGGCCTTCTGGTCTTGGTGTAAGAGCTCGTCCCTTTCTCGGTCCCAGCTATTCCTTTACTCCTGACGTAATACCACAGACTACCCCGAATTCCGACCTTCGTATCCAGCACGATACGAAATGTTCAACTGGAGCTTTTTGCGGGGGAGATGCCCGTCACAGAAGATCCGATTCGTGGATCTACAGTATCTGCATCCTGCGTTGGGAATATGGCGTATTCAAGCATTGATACACCAGCCAGAGGCCACGCGCGACTTGCTGCTTCTGGAATGCTTTGGTGATATACATGAACTTTCGTGGTTTCCAACGACTTTGACCGTTTGTCGTGTCACTACCCATTTTCCCGCTCCCATTCCGAGTATACTGGCGTTGATACAGGTGAGATATGATGGTCCTGGGCCATCTAATGCGCCAGGCTTTGTAAGGTAAGCTAAGAAAGCACCGGCCGAACGGGTGGCTATACACTGATACAATATGACCAACTCgcgaaaaagacaaaagacaTTACTCAACTGCAATAACACTTCTGCGGAATACGGTAAATGCATGATTTGATGAAGTTCGTGCTGACACTCCTGCGGAAAATTAAAGGACTGGCTTGGCAACGTCCGTTGCTCACCCACGTCTTGGCATACCGGGGGAGTCTC
Proteins encoded in this window:
- a CDS encoding Major facilitator-type transporter ecdD is translated as MGFLLKQPEGTAGKAWPAILISGFVAFGGILFGYDTGTISGILAMPYWDRTFSTGYRNADGNLTITASQSAAIVSILSAGTFFGALGAAPMGDLLGRRWGLIASTGVFTVGVILQTAATAIPLFLAGRFFAGFGVGLISALIPLYQSETAPKWIRGFIVGSYQFAITVGLLLAAVVNNATHNRDDTGSYRIPIAVQFAWAIILVVGMLILPETPRFLIKKDNYDGAVRSLARLRRLPHDDTALLEELAEIQANHEYEMSLGSASYLECFKGSLGKRLLTGCLLQGLQQLTGINFIFYYGTQFFKNSGFTNEYAITLITSCVNVGSTIPGLYAIDKWGRRPVLLWGAIGMTISQLLVAVLGTTTTSQDAIGQIIVHNYAAQKAAIAFICIYIFFFAASWGPIAWVVTGEIFPLKVRAKSLSMTTATNWLLNWALSYSTPYLVNYGPGNANLQSKIFFIWFGCCFLCIAFVYTMIYETKGLTLEEVDELYNEVSSARKSVHWQPTLTWTQKQEQNHMEKGGVQEYEEFKQAQATEL